The following are from one region of the Halomonas qaidamensis genome:
- a CDS encoding cytochrome b/b6 domain-containing protein codes for MQHDRKQVAVWDVFVRLFHWCLVVAVAVSFYTTKTDGIPFLFPIEVHAQAGYLIIGLLIFRIIWGVLGTTYARFSTFVYGPRDTAVYTKALFKRRAPRYASHNPLGGWMVVLLLLSLSFQAVSGLFLSDDIFFQGPLYGLLDRDISGELASLHALNSDVLLILIGLHLVGVVVHALQGENLVAAMVTGIKRFTSEPVDIKQTHRTKHHLFALGAFLVAAGICGWLWFYPY; via the coding sequence ATGCAGCACGATAGAAAACAGGTAGCCGTTTGGGATGTCTTTGTACGTTTATTTCATTGGTGTCTGGTGGTGGCCGTAGCCGTTTCTTTCTACACCACAAAAACTGACGGCATTCCGTTTTTGTTTCCCATTGAGGTGCATGCCCAAGCCGGCTACCTCATTATTGGTTTGCTGATTTTTCGCATCATTTGGGGCGTCTTAGGCACTACTTATGCGCGCTTTAGCACCTTTGTATACGGGCCTAGAGACACGGCAGTGTATACCAAGGCGCTGTTCAAGCGCCGTGCGCCACGCTATGCAAGCCACAACCCACTAGGTGGCTGGATGGTAGTGCTTTTATTACTCTCACTGAGCTTTCAAGCGGTGAGTGGGCTGTTTCTTAGTGACGATATCTTTTTTCAGGGACCGCTTTACGGTTTGCTAGACCGAGACATAAGTGGCGAACTAGCCAGCTTGCATGCACTCAATAGCGATGTATTGCTTATTCTCATAGGGCTTCATCTTGTGGGTGTCGTGGTGCATGCTCTGCAGGGAGAGAATTTAGTAGCGGCGATGGTGACGGGCATCAAACGTTTTACGAGTGAACCGGTTGATATAAAACAGACCCACCGAACTAAACACCACCTGTTTGCGCTAGGTGCTTTTTTAGTAGCGGCAGGCATATGTGGCTGGTTATGGTTTTATCCCTACTAG
- a CDS encoding DUF934 domain-containing protein: MPSNDTQTDAVELTPVHVDHLIADGELAAENAWCVSYDTETLPEQRPAFVPLALWQANQDDVELAPLLSSDTELTTELGQQLSGTNAIAVDFPAFTDGRGYTLARLLRERYGYTGEIRAVGDVLVDQLDYMRRCGFTAMALRDDQHPDDAIRALNMFSVRYQTDVEQRQALFERRLLASE, encoded by the coding sequence ATGCCCAGCAATGACACTCAAACTGACGCGGTTGAGCTTACGCCAGTACATGTCGACCATCTGATCGCTGATGGTGAGCTGGCCGCCGAAAATGCTTGGTGTGTCTCTTATGACACAGAAACACTTCCTGAACAGCGTCCTGCCTTTGTGCCGTTGGCACTCTGGCAAGCGAACCAAGACGATGTCGAGCTAGCACCGCTGCTTTCAAGTGATACCGAGTTAACCACTGAACTTGGCCAGCAGCTGAGCGGAACCAACGCTATTGCCGTTGATTTCCCAGCATTCACTGACGGACGTGGCTATACCCTGGCCCGTTTGCTGCGCGAACGCTATGGCTATACCGGTGAAATACGTGCTGTCGGTGATGTTCTAGTCGATCAGTTGGATTACATGCGCCGCTGTGGTTTTACCGCTATGGCCTTGCGTGATGACCAGCACCCTGATGATGCTATCCGTGCGCTTAATATGTTCAGCGTTCGCTATCAAACTGACGTTGAACAGCGCCAAGCACTGTTCGAACGCCGCTTATTGGCCAGTGAATAG
- a CDS encoding nitrite/sulfite reductase, translating to MYRYDIHDQTLVDERVAQFRDQMDRYRAGRLGEEEFRPLRLQNGLYIQKHAPMLRIAIPYGMLAGKQLRALADITRRYDRGYGHFTTRQNLQLNWPALEDVPDILADLAKVQMHAIQTSGNCIRNTTSDQFAGIAGDEVEDPRPWCELIRQWSTLHPEFAYLPRKFKIAVSGAAQDRAAIQVHDIGLRLWHNADGEVRIKVLAGGGLGRTPMIGDVVREDLPWQHLLTYLEACVRVYNQFGRRDNKFKARIKILVKALGIEEFRRRVDEEWAHLKDGPQTLNQAAVDAAKIHFPEPARRPVTDSAIAEFERLRGENRSLARFVTNNVTDHKVSGYKAVTLSLKRREHAPGDVTADQMEAVADLADRYSFGEVRVTHEQNLVLSDVPVDELEALWKELDALGMANPTVGTLNDIICCPGGDYCGLANAVSIPIAQALQERFEDLDFLYDLGPLDLNISGCMNACGHHHVGHIGILGVDKKGEEYYQISIGGNSTDDASLGKILGPSFFREDVPDVVDKVLQVYVAERHEDERFLDTYRRIGLKPFKERVYAQQ from the coding sequence ATGTACCGTTATGATATTCACGACCAAACGTTGGTTGACGAGCGTGTTGCTCAGTTTCGTGACCAGATGGACCGCTACCGCGCCGGGCGTTTGGGAGAAGAAGAGTTTCGCCCATTGCGGCTCCAGAACGGCCTCTATATTCAGAAGCATGCGCCCATGCTACGTATTGCCATTCCTTACGGCATGTTGGCAGGCAAACAGCTTCGTGCATTAGCGGACATTACCCGTCGTTATGACCGTGGTTATGGTCACTTCACGACTCGGCAAAACTTGCAGTTGAACTGGCCCGCCTTGGAAGATGTGCCCGATATTTTGGCAGACCTAGCCAAAGTACAAATGCACGCCATTCAAACCAGTGGCAACTGTATCCGTAATACCACCAGTGACCAATTTGCCGGTATCGCGGGTGATGAAGTCGAAGATCCACGCCCTTGGTGTGAGTTAATTCGCCAATGGTCGACGTTACATCCTGAGTTTGCCTATCTGCCGCGCAAATTTAAAATTGCCGTCAGCGGTGCCGCACAGGATCGTGCAGCCATCCAAGTGCATGATATCGGCCTACGGTTATGGCATAACGCAGACGGTGAAGTACGCATTAAAGTGTTAGCCGGTGGTGGTCTTGGCCGTACGCCGATGATTGGCGACGTAGTGCGCGAGGACTTGCCCTGGCAGCATTTGCTAACATATTTGGAAGCGTGTGTTCGCGTTTATAACCAATTTGGTCGTCGCGATAACAAGTTTAAAGCACGTATTAAAATACTGGTCAAAGCGCTCGGTATTGAAGAGTTCCGTCGTCGCGTTGATGAAGAGTGGGCGCACCTTAAAGATGGCCCACAAACACTCAACCAAGCAGCGGTTGATGCGGCCAAGATCCATTTCCCCGAGCCAGCGCGTCGTCCGGTTACTGATAGCGCCATTGCCGAATTCGAACGACTACGCGGCGAAAATCGCAGCTTAGCTCGCTTTGTGACAAATAACGTCACCGACCACAAAGTTTCGGGCTATAAAGCCGTGACCCTTTCGCTTAAGCGCCGCGAGCACGCGCCTGGCGACGTCACTGCAGACCAGATGGAAGCCGTCGCCGACTTGGCAGATCGCTATAGCTTTGGTGAAGTCCGCGTGACCCACGAACAGAATCTGGTGCTGTCTGACGTTCCCGTCGACGAACTGGAAGCACTTTGGAAAGAGCTTGATGCACTGGGCATGGCTAACCCAACAGTGGGTACGCTGAACGATATTATCTGCTGCCCTGGTGGCGACTACTGCGGCTTGGCCAATGCGGTCTCCATTCCTATCGCTCAAGCACTACAGGAGCGGTTTGAAGACCTGGATTTTCTCTACGATCTCGGTCCCTTGGATCTCAACATCTCAGGCTGCATGAACGCCTGTGGGCACCACCATGTTGGTCACATCGGCATACTTGGCGTTGATAAAAAAGGCGAAGAGTATTACCAGATCTCAATTGGCGGTAACTCAACAGACGATGCGTCATTAGGCAAAATCCTTGGGCCCTCCTTCTTCCGCGAAGATGTACCAGACGTGGTCGATAAAGTACTTCAAGTCTATGTGGCCGAACGCCATGAAGACGAGCGATTCCTCGACACCTATCGCCGTATTGGCTTAAAACCCTTTAAGGAGCGTGTTTATGCCCAGCAATGA
- a CDS encoding histone deacetylase family protein — protein MITAYLTHPDCSLHHMGPEHPESPQRLEAIRARLSLAGLLQQTMQADAKEACDEALARVHPVRHLNALKKCVPDEGIVTLDSDTMMNPDSLKAAKVAAGAVIRGVDQVFKRQADNVFCAVRPPGHHAEAADAMGFCFYNNVAVGAAHAKAKYGARRIAILDFDVHQCNGTIDIFKNDPEVLICTSFQYPFYPWRYLRSEWQNVVNTPLEVGTDSTEFRRIIERQWLPALHAFKPDLVMLSAGFDAHRDDPMGDICLEDEDFYWVTHLAMEIAALYAENRVVSVLEGGYNPKTLASGAEAHLKALLGLPFMDVP, from the coding sequence ATGATTACTGCCTACCTTACCCACCCCGACTGCTCATTGCATCATATGGGGCCTGAACATCCTGAAAGTCCGCAGCGGCTTGAGGCGATACGCGCGCGCCTATCCCTAGCGGGACTTCTTCAACAAACCATGCAAGCAGATGCCAAAGAAGCGTGTGACGAAGCATTAGCAAGAGTGCATCCGGTCAGGCATCTTAACGCACTCAAGAAGTGCGTTCCCGATGAAGGCATTGTTACGCTCGATAGCGACACAATGATGAACCCCGATAGCTTAAAAGCGGCAAAAGTAGCCGCAGGTGCCGTTATCCGTGGTGTTGATCAGGTTTTTAAACGCCAAGCAGATAATGTTTTTTGTGCAGTACGACCACCTGGTCATCATGCAGAAGCAGCTGATGCAATGGGATTTTGCTTTTATAACAACGTTGCCGTTGGTGCTGCCCACGCTAAAGCTAAATATGGCGCTAGGCGTATTGCAATTCTCGATTTTGATGTCCATCAATGTAACGGCACTATCGATATTTTCAAAAACGATCCTGAGGTATTGATATGCACCAGCTTCCAATATCCATTTTACCCATGGCGCTATTTACGCAGTGAATGGCAAAACGTAGTTAATACACCGCTAGAAGTAGGCACTGACAGTACTGAGTTTAGACGCATTATAGAACGACAGTGGCTTCCTGCTCTTCATGCGTTCAAACCAGATTTGGTGATGCTTTCTGCTGGTTTCGATGCTCACCGTGACGATCCAATGGGAGACATTTGTTTAGAAGATGAAGATTTCTATTGGGTAACGCACTTAGCAATGGAGATTGCGGCCCTTTATGCAGAAAACCGTGTGGTTTCTGTGCTTGAAGGAGGCTATAACCCTAAGACGCTTGCCAGTGGTGCAGAAGCCCACTTAAAAGCTTTATTGGGTTTACCTTTTATGGATGTTCCATAA
- a CDS encoding gamma-glutamylcyclotransferase family protein, whose product MKWLKRLAALGILLTVGSAGWLWLTMLSPWFYERPAHLPVIEQRTHHVFVYGTLRYSPVRWVVMGSSGNPQPARLEGFTKEGLDLAPDANSVVEGLRLAVTADQLARLDRYERLGIRYERIKQTLSDGSTVWVYVRLPTLSQLTSPVQQAALIT is encoded by the coding sequence ATGAAGTGGTTAAAACGATTAGCGGCACTCGGTATATTACTTACCGTTGGTAGCGCGGGCTGGTTATGGTTAACCATGCTCAGCCCATGGTTTTATGAACGCCCCGCTCACCTACCGGTCATCGAACAACGTACCCACCATGTGTTTGTGTACGGTACATTGCGCTACTCGCCAGTGCGCTGGGTGGTGATGGGCAGCTCAGGTAACCCACAGCCAGCTCGGCTTGAAGGCTTTACAAAAGAGGGCCTTGATCTGGCTCCCGATGCCAATAGCGTTGTAGAGGGTTTACGGTTAGCAGTCACCGCCGATCAGTTAGCGCGTTTAGACCGATATGAGCGTTTGGGCATCCGTTATGAGCGTATAAAGCAAACCTTATCCGATGGTTCAACGGTTTGGGTTTATGTTCGATTGCCAACGCTGAGTCAATTGACCTCTCCTGTCCAACAAGCAGCTCTGATAACATAG
- the smrA gene encoding DNA endonuclease SmrA encodes MNQSLHGDMDFRALVGDVKPLTKRNRADTGTQRHQPSEAQLARRDSAQEQLEERNFLSDDFVDLLPPFDPMEFRREGIQQGVVDKLKHGGYSVQAQLHLLRRPLSECRRMLFPFIQEAYAHDLRSVLIVHGRGREVDSPANVLRSYLAKWLSQFDEVQAYVSAQPSEGGLGATWVMLRKSDRAKMNNRERQQKRRG; translated from the coding sequence ATGAACCAGTCACTTCATGGCGATATGGATTTCCGTGCGTTAGTTGGTGATGTTAAACCACTAACCAAGCGTAACCGCGCAGACACAGGCACTCAGCGTCATCAGCCGTCTGAGGCTCAGCTAGCTCGCCGTGACAGCGCCCAAGAGCAGCTAGAAGAGCGCAATTTCTTATCTGACGATTTTGTTGATCTTTTGCCGCCTTTTGATCCAATGGAATTCCGCCGGGAAGGTATTCAACAAGGGGTCGTCGATAAACTGAAACACGGAGGTTACAGTGTTCAGGCGCAGCTGCATCTTTTACGAAGGCCGTTGTCAGAGTGCCGCAGAATGCTTTTTCCGTTTATTCAAGAAGCTTACGCCCATGACCTTCGTTCTGTGCTAATTGTGCATGGGAGAGGGCGAGAGGTAGACAGCCCTGCAAATGTCCTACGCTCTTACCTAGCCAAGTGGCTTAGTCAGTTTGATGAAGTACAAGCGTATGTCTCTGCGCAGCCTTCAGAGGGCGGCCTGGGGGCTACCTGGGTCATGTTGCGTAAAAGCGATCGGGCTAAAATGAATAATCGTGAGCGCCAGCAAAAACGTCGCGGTTAA
- a CDS encoding bifunctional acetate--CoA ligase family protein/GNAT family N-acetyltransferase, producing the protein MSTRFLHHFFEPRTVAVFGASEKPASLGGLVLNNLQEGGFKGKIWAVNLKGYDKVFGVNCFRTVNELPEIPDLAVICSPIDGVPSLIKKLGQFGVKAALVLSGGAYLDRETGNKGSIRQRMLQSAIESGIRVLGPECMGLIVPGKKLNASYASQPVKAGRVAYLGQSGMLANAMIDWAAGRDVGFSHLITVGDSVDVLLPDLIDYVNQFSPAQAILLHLERVMDAQHFMTSVRDASRNRLVVAIKSGRTPQSDISGMAPTPGIANRDVVFDAAFARAGVVRVNDYDELLDALETLSRMKPLRGDRLAIVSNGLGPAMLAIDKLISAGGKLAEFTEETQRALHKSQVDMSKPGENPVDLGGNATPERFVEALKIVTADPHVDAVLVVHAPTRLAPSLATAQALIDHRKSFKRNLLTSWMGLKEALNARHICNLAGIPTYTSPEKTVKAFMHMVDYQRVQALLHEIPPSLPFSTSVEIRAECRALIKNAKAEGRQTLTHSETAQVLEAYGIPAAPSVYLANPEEALAMADHFPGHKALKVIHEGNCRPYRYRKHPHKISAGLLQDLETPEQIAEGIRQLGDKVREKFPEYAIREYCLQPMQRGKHSMQICAGITRDPVFGPLIVFGIGGYKVNVLADRQVALPPLNMSLAADVVGRTHAASLIREHSADPERDIQRLCQLLVKLSQMASDLGDLRGLELNPLLLNRDGMLAVDFAMDLGTPARFAIMPYPEELREWVTLKNGWRVEVRPIRAEDAPLITTFHKQLSEESIRFRYFHNKSNLTQRDLSILSHINYDRQMAFIAEHQHDDGSKEMLGVVRVWNDPDNIRTEFSVIIRDDLQGLGIGSLLMKKMIDYCTNIGTLEMIGKIMVDNHPMRALMKHLGFRCRYNMEEQVIDAVLKLNEPESEWQRHRLESLPD; encoded by the coding sequence GTGAGTACACGCTTTTTGCATCATTTTTTCGAACCGCGCACAGTGGCCGTGTTCGGTGCCTCTGAAAAGCCAGCGTCGTTAGGGGGGTTAGTGCTTAATAACCTTCAGGAGGGCGGGTTCAAAGGAAAAATATGGGCAGTCAATCTTAAAGGGTACGACAAGGTTTTTGGCGTAAATTGTTTCCGTACGGTAAATGAGCTGCCTGAAATTCCTGATCTAGCAGTTATTTGTTCTCCTATTGATGGCGTTCCTAGCCTTATCAAAAAGCTTGGCCAGTTTGGTGTAAAAGCAGCTCTGGTACTTTCAGGTGGTGCTTACCTTGATCGTGAAACGGGTAATAAAGGGTCTATCCGGCAGCGTATGCTGCAATCAGCGATAGAGTCCGGTATTCGTGTGTTAGGGCCAGAGTGCATGGGCTTGATTGTGCCTGGCAAAAAGCTGAATGCCTCCTATGCTAGTCAGCCTGTAAAAGCGGGCAGAGTGGCTTATTTAGGGCAGTCGGGGATGCTAGCCAATGCCATGATCGATTGGGCGGCTGGTCGTGACGTTGGGTTTTCGCACCTAATAACGGTAGGCGACAGTGTCGATGTATTGCTGCCAGATTTAATTGACTACGTAAATCAGTTCTCTCCAGCGCAAGCCATTTTGCTACACCTCGAGCGAGTAATGGACGCTCAACATTTTATGACCTCGGTACGTGATGCCTCGCGTAACCGCTTGGTTGTCGCTATTAAAAGCGGTCGAACGCCACAATCTGATATTTCTGGCATGGCGCCAACCCCGGGTATTGCTAATCGTGACGTGGTGTTTGACGCGGCTTTTGCCCGCGCGGGTGTTGTTCGTGTTAATGACTATGATGAGCTGCTGGATGCGCTTGAAACTTTATCGCGAATGAAACCGCTACGCGGTGATCGCTTGGCAATTGTCTCTAATGGGTTAGGGCCTGCCATGCTAGCAATCGATAAACTGATTAGCGCTGGTGGGAAGCTGGCAGAGTTTACCGAAGAGACCCAGCGCGCTCTGCATAAAAGTCAGGTAGATATGAGCAAACCCGGTGAAAACCCGGTGGATCTAGGAGGCAATGCGACGCCAGAGCGGTTTGTTGAAGCGCTAAAAATTGTTACTGCGGATCCTCATGTAGATGCAGTTCTGGTGGTACACGCGCCTACCCGTTTAGCCCCCTCATTGGCCACCGCCCAGGCGTTAATTGATCACCGAAAGTCGTTTAAGCGCAATTTGCTGACAAGCTGGATGGGGCTGAAAGAAGCATTGAACGCCCGGCATATTTGCAATTTGGCTGGTATTCCTACCTATACGTCGCCAGAAAAGACGGTGAAAGCATTTATGCATATGGTGGACTACCAGCGTGTTCAAGCGCTACTGCATGAAATTCCGCCTAGCTTACCCTTTTCCACCAGCGTAGAGATTCGTGCGGAGTGTCGCGCACTGATTAAAAACGCCAAAGCGGAGGGGCGACAAACGTTGACCCATTCCGAAACGGCTCAGGTATTAGAAGCCTACGGCATTCCTGCTGCGCCTAGTGTCTACCTGGCAAACCCTGAAGAAGCATTGGCAATGGCGGATCATTTTCCTGGGCATAAGGCACTAAAAGTCATTCACGAAGGTAACTGTCGACCTTATCGTTATCGCAAACATCCTCATAAAATTTCCGCAGGGTTGCTCCAGGATTTAGAAACGCCGGAACAAATTGCGGAAGGTATCCGCCAGCTAGGCGACAAGGTTCGCGAGAAATTTCCCGAATATGCCATTCGCGAATACTGTTTACAGCCCATGCAACGTGGTAAACATTCAATGCAGATTTGTGCGGGTATTACTCGTGATCCTGTATTTGGTCCACTTATTGTGTTTGGCATTGGTGGTTACAAAGTGAATGTGTTGGCAGATCGTCAGGTAGCATTGCCACCACTGAACATGAGCTTGGCCGCTGACGTAGTAGGCAGAACCCATGCGGCTTCATTGATTCGCGAGCATTCGGCTGATCCTGAGCGGGATATTCAACGGCTATGTCAGCTGTTGGTCAAGCTGTCACAGATGGCGTCCGACTTAGGCGACTTGAGAGGACTGGAGCTCAATCCACTACTGCTGAACCGTGATGGGATGTTAGCAGTAGATTTTGCGATGGATCTAGGCACACCTGCGCGATTTGCCATCATGCCTTACCCTGAAGAGTTACGTGAGTGGGTAACGCTCAAAAATGGATGGCGTGTAGAGGTTCGCCCCATCCGCGCGGAAGACGCGCCCCTAATTACAACGTTTCACAAGCAGTTGTCAGAGGAGAGCATTCGTTTTCGCTACTTCCACAATAAATCTAATTTAACCCAGCGTGATTTGTCGATTCTGTCACATATTAACTACGATCGTCAGATGGCTTTTATTGCTGAACATCAACACGATGACGGTAGCAAAGAGATGTTAGGCGTTGTACGTGTGTGGAACGACCCCGACAATATTCGTACGGAATTTTCGGTCATCATCCGTGACGATTTACAGGGGCTGGGCATCGGTAGTCTGTTGATGAAAAAGATGATCGATTACTGCACCAACATTGGCACGCTCGAAATGATCGGCAAAATTATGGTCGATAATCATCCCATGCGCGCTTTGATGAAACACTTGGGCTTTAGATGCCGTTACAACATGGAAGAGCAGGTCATTGATGCTGTACTGAAGCTTAACGAACCGGAAAGTGAATGGCAGAGACATCGGTTGGAGAGTCTGCCTGATTAG
- the pdxH gene encoding pyridoxamine 5'-phosphate oxidase has translation MTRNIADIRRDYEGGRLDEDQAPDNPFVLFDEWFSLALETEGKDGNAMTLSTVDSQGRPHARVVLLKGFDERGMVFFTNYHSHKGSELSNVPYAAMTFWWPSLSRQIRIEGPVEQVSHEESDDYFSSRPRGSQLGAWIATQSVVIPDRNWIEERQKRFEQAYEGQDIPRPNHWGGYRVNPEMIEFWQGQPSRLHDRLRFERRDGGDWSRFRLAP, from the coding sequence ATGACACGCAATATAGCTGACATTAGGCGCGATTATGAAGGTGGCCGCCTTGACGAAGATCAGGCCCCCGACAACCCTTTTGTTCTGTTTGATGAGTGGTTTAGCCTAGCGCTAGAAACAGAAGGAAAAGATGGCAACGCGATGACCCTTTCTACTGTAGATAGCCAGGGCCGTCCTCATGCCCGGGTTGTGCTACTAAAAGGATTTGATGAGCGCGGCATGGTGTTTTTCACCAACTATCACAGCCATAAAGGCAGCGAGCTAAGCAATGTACCTTATGCAGCAATGACTTTTTGGTGGCCTTCGCTGTCGCGCCAGATCCGTATTGAGGGGCCTGTCGAGCAAGTAAGCCATGAAGAGTCTGATGACTACTTTTCGAGCCGCCCACGCGGCAGCCAACTCGGCGCTTGGATTGCCACACAAAGCGTAGTAATCCCCGATCGCAACTGGATTGAAGAGCGTCAAAAGCGCTTTGAACAAGCCTACGAAGGCCAAGATATACCGCGTCCGAATCATTGGGGTGGTTATCGAGTTAATCCGGAAATGATTGAGTTCTGGCAAGGGCAACCCAGTCGTCTTCACGACCGCCTCCGCTTTGAACGGCGTGACGGCGGCGATTGGAGCCGCTTTCGCTTAGCTCCTTAA
- the wrbA gene encoding NAD(P)H:quinone oxidoreductase, whose protein sequence is MSDSTPFVLILYYSRSGATADMARQIAAGVESMPGIEARLRTVPPVSTTCEAVAPEIPEEGAVYADLDNLRHCSALALGSPTRFGNMAAPLKYFLDTTSSLWMNGALIDKPACAFTSTSSLHGGQESTLLTMLIPLLHHGMVYAGIPYNETALLNTQTGGTPYGASHVAGARSDRSVDEHERALCLAQGKRLAKLALALHAMRQEESA, encoded by the coding sequence ATGAGTGATTCGACGCCGTTTGTTCTGATTCTTTATTATTCGCGCTCTGGAGCCACTGCGGATATGGCACGCCAAATAGCGGCGGGTGTCGAAAGCATGCCCGGCATAGAAGCCCGCCTGCGCACTGTGCCGCCTGTCTCCACTACCTGTGAAGCCGTTGCCCCTGAGATTCCGGAAGAAGGAGCCGTTTATGCAGATCTTGATAATTTGCGCCACTGCAGTGCTTTAGCATTGGGCAGCCCTACACGCTTTGGCAATATGGCCGCGCCGCTTAAATACTTCCTTGATACTACAAGTAGTTTGTGGATGAACGGGGCATTAATCGACAAACCTGCCTGTGCGTTTACGTCCACTTCAAGCCTTCACGGCGGCCAGGAAAGCACACTACTTACTATGCTTATTCCACTGCTGCACCATGGCATGGTCTACGCAGGCATCCCTTATAATGAAACCGCCCTGCTGAATACCCAAACGGGAGGCACACCCTATGGGGCTAGCCATGTCGCTGGTGCGCGAAGCGACCGTTCTGTTGATGAACACGAGCGCGCCTTATGTCTTGCCCAAGGTAAACGGTTAGCTAAATTGGCGCTTGCGCTACATGCAATGCGTCAGGAGGAATCTGCATGA
- a CDS encoding DUF2069 domain-containing protein, giving the protein MRQWLEGLEAQHGLDKLTRQARQLVLVSFVILLLLVIYRGFFIQGDTFNWRPVVAFVLPLLLFLPSIIGQRARGHAWLAFVSLLYFTQGVMLATLPGQGMRGVLEAVISLALFTGCMAYARFRSRQQRQG; this is encoded by the coding sequence ATGAGGCAGTGGTTAGAAGGTCTAGAAGCCCAACACGGACTAGATAAGCTCACACGGCAAGCAAGGCAGTTAGTCCTGGTCAGCTTTGTTATTTTACTGCTACTGGTTATTTACCGAGGCTTTTTTATCCAAGGAGACACCTTTAACTGGCGTCCTGTGGTCGCTTTTGTATTGCCATTGTTACTATTTCTCCCCTCTATCATTGGTCAGCGTGCTAGGGGTCATGCTTGGTTAGCGTTTGTCAGCCTGCTCTACTTTACCCAAGGCGTCATGTTAGCCACCTTGCCTGGGCAAGGTATGCGCGGTGTACTTGAGGCGGTTATCTCGCTGGCGCTGTTCACTGGTTGCATGGCGTACGCACGTTTTCGCAGCCGCCAACAGCGCCAAGGGTAA